In Geobacter anodireducens, a genomic segment contains:
- a CDS encoding rRNA (cytidine-2'-O-)-methyltransferase, with translation MPGILYIIATPIGNLEDITYRAVRILGEVDLIAAEDTRHTRKLLTRYGITKPLTSYFDHNKSLKGEYLLGRLRDGQSVALVTDAGTPCISDPGYQLVRDAAGEGIPVVPVPGPSAFVAALSTAGLPTDSFIFEGFLPSREKKRLEKLAHLKGEQRVVIFYEAPGRLLATLTDMLAILGDRHIVVARELTKIHEEFARGPISSVRSHFTGAEVKGEVVILVAPAPAPATPGEDDMKNLLRHYLQRGDISFKDAVKRVSIELDIPRAQVYEMALRIKSCGESVC, from the coding sequence GTGCCAGGCATCCTGTACATTATCGCGACACCCATCGGCAACCTTGAGGACATTACCTACCGGGCAGTCCGCATTCTTGGCGAGGTCGACCTTATTGCCGCCGAAGATACGCGGCATACTCGAAAGCTTCTTACCAGATACGGAATTACCAAGCCACTCACCTCCTATTTTGATCACAATAAATCGCTGAAAGGCGAATATCTCCTGGGACGGCTTCGTGACGGTCAATCCGTTGCCCTGGTGACCGATGCGGGGACCCCGTGCATTTCTGACCCCGGATACCAACTGGTTCGTGATGCCGCCGGCGAGGGCATCCCCGTCGTTCCCGTGCCGGGACCGTCGGCTTTTGTGGCGGCGCTTTCGACAGCCGGCCTCCCCACCGACTCTTTCATCTTTGAAGGGTTTCTTCCAAGCCGAGAAAAGAAGCGCCTCGAAAAGCTTGCCCATCTCAAGGGAGAGCAGCGGGTCGTCATATTTTATGAGGCGCCAGGGCGTCTTCTGGCGACGCTGACCGATATGCTGGCGATTCTCGGTGATCGCCACATTGTCGTTGCGCGCGAGTTGACCAAGATCCATGAAGAATTCGCGCGCGGACCAATCTCGTCTGTGAGGAGCCATTTTACTGGTGCCGAAGTCAAAGGGGAGGTCGTGATCCTTGTGGCGCCTGCTCCTGCGCCTGCGACTCCCGGTGAAGACGACATGAAAAACCTTCTTAGGCACTATCTGCAACGGGGTGATATTTCGTTCAAGGACGCTGTGAAGCGAGTAAGCATAGAGCTGGATATCCCGCGCGCACAGGTTTATGAAATGGCTCTTCGTATAAAAAGTTGTGGTGAATCAGTGTGTTAA
- a CDS encoding NAD(+) synthetase yields the protein MGGLMINAALLRQVLVGFLREEVHKVGVRKVILGLSGGIDSALVAFLAAEALGPDNVHAIIMPYRTSNPESETHARLVADHLGITHEVIEITPMVDAYFARFPDANTMRRGNKMARERMTILYDHSAALGALVLGTSNKTELLLGYGTLYGDMASALNPIGDIYKTHVWQLSEAMGVPRQVIEKQPSADLWAGQTDEQELGFTYREVDELLYHMIDLRMNRPELLARGFAADFIDTVSSKVQNSHFKRRLPVIAKVSNRTIDRDFRYSRDWGK from the coding sequence ATGGGCGGGCTCATGATCAATGCAGCGCTGTTGCGCCAGGTGCTGGTGGGGTTTCTGCGGGAAGAAGTCCACAAGGTGGGCGTGCGCAAGGTGATACTGGGACTGTCGGGTGGCATCGACTCCGCTCTGGTTGCGTTTCTTGCCGCCGAGGCACTCGGCCCCGACAATGTGCACGCCATTATCATGCCCTACCGGACGAGCAATCCCGAAAGCGAAACCCATGCCCGCCTTGTCGCCGATCACCTGGGAATCACCCATGAGGTTATAGAAATAACGCCCATGGTTGACGCCTACTTTGCCCGCTTTCCCGATGCGAACACCATGCGCCGCGGCAACAAAATGGCCCGTGAGCGGATGACAATTCTCTACGATCACTCCGCCGCCCTTGGGGCACTTGTCCTCGGCACCAGCAACAAGACCGAACTTCTGCTCGGGTACGGAACGCTCTACGGCGACATGGCGAGCGCCCTCAACCCGATCGGCGACATTTACAAAACCCACGTCTGGCAGCTTTCCGAGGCCATGGGAGTTCCACGGCAGGTCATTGAAAAACAACCATCCGCGGATCTCTGGGCCGGCCAGACCGACGAGCAGGAGCTTGGCTTCACCTATCGCGAGGTGGATGAACTCCTCTACCACATGATTGATCTCCGCATGAATCGCCCTGAGCTGCTTGCGCGCGGCTTTGCGGCAGATTTTATCGACACGGTGAGCAGCAAGGTGCAGAACTCCCATTTCAAGCGCCGGTTGCCCGTCATCGCCAAGGTTTCCAACCGCACCATCGATCGCGATTTCCGCTACTCCCGCGATTGGGGCAAGTGA
- a CDS encoding tRNA (guanine(37)-N(1))-methyltransferase encodes MKFDIVTLFPPMFDGPLTESIIRRAVERGLVDVRLHNIRDYATDRHRVVDDAPYGGGDGMVMKVEPLAACIEAVKTERPAARVILTTPRGRRFDHDAARELAGREELIIVCGRYEGIDERVRDLFVDEEFSIGDFVLTGGELAAMVMVDAVIRFIPGVLGSPGSAECDSFADGLLEYPQYTRPVEFRGARVPDVLLSGNHAEIGRWRRQKALELTRRVRPDLLHGAELNGSDRDYLAMLGRKDGP; translated from the coding sequence ATGAAATTCGATATAGTGACGCTGTTCCCACCCATGTTCGACGGGCCCCTCACCGAAAGCATCATCCGGCGGGCCGTGGAACGCGGGCTTGTGGACGTTCGTCTGCACAATATCCGCGACTATGCCACCGATCGGCACCGGGTCGTCGATGATGCCCCGTACGGCGGCGGCGACGGCATGGTCATGAAAGTCGAGCCTCTTGCAGCCTGCATTGAGGCGGTGAAGACAGAGCGGCCGGCAGCACGGGTCATCCTGACCACCCCCCGGGGGCGGCGGTTCGACCATGACGCTGCCCGCGAGCTGGCCGGCCGTGAAGAGCTCATCATTGTCTGCGGCCGCTATGAGGGAATAGACGAGCGGGTGCGCGATCTCTTTGTGGATGAGGAATTTTCCATCGGCGATTTCGTTCTCACGGGAGGCGAACTTGCCGCAATGGTCATGGTCGACGCGGTGATCCGCTTTATCCCCGGCGTCCTCGGTTCACCCGGCTCGGCCGAATGCGACTCTTTCGCGGATGGCCTGCTCGAATACCCCCAGTACACCCGTCCGGTGGAATTCAGGGGGGCGCGAGTGCCGGATGTCCTCCTGTCGGGGAACCACGCCGAGATCGGCCGCTGGCGGCGGCAGAAGGCCCTTGAACTGACGAGGCGGGTGCGTCCCGATCTGCTCCACGGGGCAGAACTGAACGGCAGTGACCGGGACTATCTGGCGATGCTCGGAAGGAAAGACGGGCCATGA
- a CDS encoding carbon-nitrogen hydrolase, whose amino-acid sequence MDFTVALAQIKPKLGCVADNCLMVRQAVERGIDGKADLVVFPELALTGYFLKDLVPDVALRHDAPEIDILRELSRHISIVVGLVEASADYRFFNTALYLEGGELRHTHRKVYLPTYGLFDEQRYFARGEHFRAFDTRLGRMGLLICEDMWHLSAPYILAMDGATTLICLSSSPGRGVTEDDRLGSTIAWQKLTSTTAMFLNCRVLFCNRVGYEDGVSFWGGSEIVAPSGSVTSRARILEADFLVAGVDEGSLRRERIFSPMMRDESLSITMNELRRIERERGR is encoded by the coding sequence GTGGATTTCACTGTTGCTCTGGCACAGATCAAACCGAAACTCGGCTGTGTCGCCGATAACTGCCTCATGGTCCGTCAGGCCGTGGAACGGGGCATCGACGGGAAGGCTGATCTTGTCGTCTTTCCGGAGTTGGCGCTGACGGGATACTTCCTCAAGGACCTGGTCCCGGATGTGGCGCTGCGGCATGATGCGCCTGAAATCGATATCCTCCGGGAACTTTCCCGTCACATTTCCATTGTGGTGGGCCTTGTGGAAGCATCGGCCGATTATCGCTTTTTCAATACCGCCCTTTACCTTGAGGGCGGGGAACTGCGCCACACCCACCGAAAAGTGTATCTGCCCACCTACGGCCTCTTTGATGAGCAGCGCTATTTCGCGCGAGGAGAGCACTTCCGGGCCTTTGACACCCGTCTCGGCCGGATGGGGCTCCTTATATGCGAGGATATGTGGCATCTTTCCGCTCCCTACATCCTTGCCATGGATGGCGCAACCACGTTAATCTGCCTTTCGAGCAGCCCTGGGCGAGGGGTGACGGAGGATGACAGGCTCGGCTCGACCATTGCCTGGCAGAAGCTGACATCAACCACGGCCATGTTTCTCAATTGCCGCGTTCTCTTCTGCAACCGCGTAGGCTATGAGGACGGCGTCAGTTTTTGGGGCGGCTCAGAGATCGTGGCGCCATCGGGCTCCGTTACCAGTCGTGCGCGAATTCTGGAGGCGGATTTTCTGGTCGCCGGCGTCGACGAAGGCTCTTTGCGCCGTGAGCGGATTTTTTCGCCCATGATGCGGGACGAAAGCCTCTCGATCACCATGAATGAGTTGCGCCGAATCGAGCGGGAGAGGGGGCGCTGA
- the rpsP gene encoding 30S ribosomal protein S16 (binds to lower part of 30S body where it stabilizes two domains; required for efficient assembly of 30S; in Escherichia coli this protein has nuclease activity) translates to MAIKIRLARAGAKKKPFYQIVVADVRSRRDGRFIENVGTYDPNQNPAAVKFEETKTLEWLGKGAQPTDTVKQILKKAGIWEKFVAKSV, encoded by the coding sequence ATGGCCATCAAGATTCGTCTGGCTCGTGCCGGGGCCAAGAAGAAGCCCTTTTACCAGATTGTCGTCGCCGACGTGCGTAGTCGGAGAGACGGTCGATTCATCGAGAACGTGGGGACCTACGACCCCAACCAGAACCCCGCCGCCGTCAAGTTCGAGGAAACCAAGACCCTCGAGTGGCTCGGCAAGGGAGCCCAACCGACCGATACGGTCAAGCAGATTCTCAAAAAAGCGGGTATCTGGGAGAAATTCGTCGCAAAGTCTGTGTAA
- a CDS encoding ribosome maturation factor RimM — protein MTRSSEPVRQNDLELLGKIVTTHGIRGQLKVASFSGEFDTLLSLETVVLKGKDGRMETFPVARATVHHNRVLLSLTQFTNINEVLHLVGCELYAHRDQFPSLEDGEYYWCDLIGLQVVTEAGVAIGRLDSILPTGSHDVYVVRGADREYLIPAVEDVVVQVDLEAGTMTVSPPEGLLDL, from the coding sequence ATGACGCGAAGCAGTGAGCCGGTGCGGCAGAATGATCTCGAGCTGCTCGGCAAGATAGTGACAACTCACGGGATTCGGGGGCAACTCAAGGTGGCTTCCTTTTCCGGTGAATTTGATACGCTCCTTTCCCTTGAGACGGTCGTGCTCAAGGGAAAGGACGGCAGAATGGAGACATTCCCCGTGGCGCGGGCGACCGTGCATCATAACAGGGTGCTCCTTTCGCTCACGCAGTTTACGAATATAAACGAGGTGCTTCATCTGGTCGGCTGTGAGCTTTACGCCCATCGCGACCAGTTCCCCTCCCTGGAAGATGGGGAGTATTACTGGTGCGACCTCATCGGCCTCCAGGTCGTGACGGAGGCTGGAGTCGCCATCGGCCGGCTCGACTCGATACTTCCCACGGGAAGCCACGACGTCTACGTTGTCCGCGGCGCTGACCGGGAATATCTCATTCCGGCCGTAGAGGACGTGGTGGTGCAGGTCGATCTTGAGGCCGGCACCATGACAGTCAGCCCTCCCGAGGGGCTGCTCGATCTATGA
- a CDS encoding signal recognition particle protein: MLENLSDKLDVLFKKLRGQGVMSEENIKEALREVRLVLLEADVNFKVVKDFVEKVRGRAVGTQVLQSLTPGQQVIKIVQEELVALMGGGEDNSLDLAAKPPVPIMMVGLQGAGKTTSCGKLARLLKGQRRRPLLVPADVYRPAAIEQLKTLGRQLSVEVFDSRADQDPVDICREALRYATLNGFDVVILDTAGRHQVDEYLMNELVRIKEAAEPREILFVADAMTGQEAVNVASGFNDRLDITGVVLTKLDGDAKGGAALSIRAVTGKPVKLVGVGEKLDALEVFHADRLVSRVLGMGDILTLVEKAQATFDSTEAERLQQKLKKSQFDLEDFRNQLQQIKKMGSIESILGMIPGVGKAMKQLQGAQPSERELKRIEAIIGSMTPAERANHAIINGSRRLRIAKGSGTTVQEVNQLLKRFTEAQKMMKQLQKLGPKGLMRGMKGMGKGMFPF, translated from the coding sequence ATGCTCGAAAATCTTTCCGACAAACTTGACGTCCTCTTTAAAAAACTCCGCGGTCAGGGGGTGATGAGCGAGGAGAATATCAAGGAGGCGCTGCGCGAGGTGCGGCTCGTCCTTCTTGAGGCCGACGTCAACTTCAAGGTCGTCAAGGACTTTGTCGAAAAGGTTCGTGGCCGTGCCGTCGGCACCCAGGTGCTTCAGAGCCTCACGCCGGGGCAGCAGGTCATCAAGATTGTTCAGGAAGAACTTGTGGCCCTCATGGGCGGGGGCGAGGACAACAGCCTCGATCTGGCGGCAAAGCCGCCGGTCCCCATCATGATGGTGGGCCTCCAGGGAGCCGGCAAGACCACCTCCTGCGGCAAGCTGGCCAGGCTGCTCAAGGGGCAGCGGCGCCGGCCGCTTCTGGTGCCTGCCGACGTCTACCGGCCTGCGGCGATTGAGCAGTTGAAAACTCTCGGGCGGCAACTGTCCGTGGAGGTGTTCGATTCCCGGGCAGACCAGGACCCGGTCGACATCTGCCGCGAAGCGCTCCGTTACGCAACGCTCAACGGCTTCGACGTGGTCATTCTTGACACCGCCGGCCGCCACCAGGTCGACGAGTATCTCATGAATGAGCTCGTCAGGATCAAGGAGGCGGCGGAACCGCGTGAAATCCTCTTTGTCGCCGACGCCATGACCGGCCAGGAAGCGGTCAATGTGGCCAGCGGCTTCAATGACCGGCTCGATATTACCGGCGTGGTCCTCACCAAGCTCGACGGTGATGCGAAGGGTGGGGCGGCGCTTTCAATCCGGGCGGTGACCGGCAAGCCGGTGAAGTTGGTGGGGGTCGGCGAAAAGCTCGACGCCCTGGAAGTTTTTCATGCGGATCGTCTGGTGTCGCGCGTCCTCGGAATGGGCGATATTCTTACCCTTGTGGAGAAGGCACAGGCGACCTTTGATTCCACGGAGGCCGAACGGCTCCAGCAGAAGCTCAAGAAAAGCCAGTTCGACCTGGAAGATTTCCGCAACCAGTTGCAACAGATCAAGAAAATGGGCTCCATCGAGTCGATTCTCGGCATGATTCCGGGGGTTGGCAAGGCCATGAAGCAGTTGCAGGGCGCCCAGCCTTCCGAGCGAGAGCTCAAGAGGATCGAGGCGATCATCGGCTCCATGACCCCTGCCGAGCGTGCGAACCACGCGATCATCAACGGCAGCAGGCGGCTGCGCATCGCCAAGGGGAGCGGCACCACCGTTCAGGAGGTGAACCAGCTCCTCAAGCGTTTCACCGAGGCGCAGAAAATGATGAAGCAGCTCCAGAAACTCGGACCAAAGGGGCTGATGCGCGGCATGAAAGGGATGGGCAAGGGGATGTTCCCCTTTTAG
- a CDS encoding ribonuclease HII (cleaves the the RNA-DNA junction of a RNA-DNA/DNA heteroduplex; does not have RNase H activity): MPLTLFDHEPQPTVWDFENRAARRGYRAIAGVDEAGRGPLAGPVVAAAVILPRGAHLPGVDDSKKLTPARRDDLFALIQSTALAIGVGAADHQVIDRINILQATLAAMREAVERLAEPPDYLLVDGISPIPFPVAQQTIKKGDSASISIAAASIIAKVTRDRLMGEYDQVYPGYGFAEHKGYGCASHMAAIAALGPSPIHRTTFRGVREHLGDSRCP; encoded by the coding sequence GTGCCGTTAACCCTGTTCGACCACGAGCCGCAGCCCACAGTGTGGGATTTCGAGAACCGGGCTGCCCGCCGCGGCTACCGCGCCATTGCCGGCGTTGATGAGGCGGGTCGCGGCCCCCTGGCCGGGCCCGTCGTGGCGGCGGCCGTCATCCTCCCCCGCGGCGCCCACCTGCCAGGCGTCGACGATTCCAAAAAGCTCACCCCAGCGCGTCGCGATGACCTGTTTGCCCTCATCCAAAGCACTGCCCTTGCCATAGGCGTCGGTGCGGCGGACCATCAGGTCATCGACCGGATCAACATCCTCCAGGCTACCCTTGCCGCCATGCGCGAAGCCGTGGAACGCCTGGCCGAGCCGCCCGACTATCTCCTGGTGGACGGCATTTCTCCCATCCCTTTTCCCGTGGCCCAGCAAACCATCAAAAAGGGCGACAGCGCAAGCATCTCCATTGCCGCAGCATCCATTATCGCCAAGGTCACCCGCGACCGGCTCATGGGGGAGTATGATCAGGTCTACCCCGGCTACGGTTTCGCCGAGCACAAAGGGTACGGTTGCGCCTCCCACATGGCAGCCATTGCCGCCCTGGGCCCATCGCCCATTCACCGCACAACCTTCCGGGGCGTCAGGGAGCACCTGGGAGACAGCCGGTGCCCGTAG
- a CDS encoding 50S ribosomal protein L19, which translates to MNKIDAIELEQMKKNIPPFKPGDTLKVHVKIVEGDKSRIQAFQGVCISRQNGGIRESFTVRKISNNIGVERVFPLHSPTVDAIEVITRGHVRRAKLYYLRKLRGKAARIREKKYVAAQ; encoded by the coding sequence ATGAACAAGATCGATGCAATTGAACTGGAGCAAATGAAAAAGAACATCCCCCCCTTCAAGCCGGGCGATACTCTCAAGGTTCACGTGAAAATCGTGGAAGGCGACAAGAGCCGCATCCAGGCGTTCCAGGGGGTATGCATCAGCCGTCAGAACGGCGGCATCCGCGAGTCGTTCACCGTTCGCAAGATTTCCAACAACATCGGGGTCGAGCGTGTGTTCCCCCTCCACTCGCCCACCGTTGACGCCATTGAAGTGATTACCCGCGGCCATGTCCGCCGGGCCAAGCTCTACTATCTCCGCAAGCTGCGCGGCAAGGCCGCCCGCATCCGTGAAAAGAAGTACGTGGCGGCTCAGTAA
- a CDS encoding RNA-binding protein: protein MRELVETIARALVDDPTQVRTTEEMEDDATVIKLTVAKEDMGRIIGKEGRTAKAIRTLLNAVSTKDNKKAVLKIVE, encoded by the coding sequence ATGAGAGAACTCGTAGAGACCATTGCCAGGGCGCTTGTGGACGATCCCACCCAGGTACGGACCACCGAGGAGATGGAGGACGATGCGACGGTGATTAAGTTGACCGTTGCCAAGGAGGACATGGGAAGAATCATCGGTAAGGAGGGTCGTACGGCCAAGGCCATCAGGACCCTGCTGAATGCGGTTTCGACCAAGGATAACAAGAAAGCTGTGCTGAAGATTGTGGAATAA